The region TTCGTTCACGGCTTTCCTTACCTCCATGTCATTAAAGCCGCAACCATTGGCGATGGCATCGTCCGTATCGATGAAACCCAGTTGCCCGCTTATATTCACCGGTTTGATGAAGCAGCTCACGAGCGTACCCTGGTGAAATTTGTGCCGGCATCGGGTGCAGCAACCCGGATGTTTAAATCGCTGTTTGCAGCATTGGATGACAAGTTCGATAAATCGGTCGACGAGGTGTTTGCCCGCCTATCGGATTTTGCGTTTTACGAAGATTTGAAAGCGGCTATGGCGGCTAAAGGGCAGGATTTAGATAAAGCCGTTGCCGAAAATGATCGGATAACCGTCCTGAAGTTTATACTGACCGAAGACGGGCTTGAGTATGGTAGTCTGCCGAAGGGACTACTAAAGTTTCATAACTACCCCGATGGAGCCCGGACACCCGTAGAAGAACACCTGGTTGAAGGCGCGGCCTATGCTAACTCCGACGGTCTCGTGAAAATTCATTTTACCGTTTCGCCCGAACACCGCAGCCGGTTTGAGCAACTGATTGAGGAGCAAAAAGCGGATTACGAAGCCTGGCTTGGCGTGACGTTCGACGTTAGCTTTTCGGAGCAAAAGAAATCGACCGATACCATTTCAGTTAATATGGACAATTCACCGTTCCGCAACGGGGATGGCTCATTGCTATTCCGCCCGGCGGGTCATGGTGCGCTGATCGAAAACCTGAATGACATTGACGCCGACATCGTCTTTATCAAAAACATCGACAATGTAGTACCCGACGAAATTAAGGAGCCGACCATCACCTACAAAAAAGTACTGGCGGCTGTACTGCTCGATGCCCAACAGCAGATCGCCCGTTTGCAGGGGTTGTTGAACTCTGAAGAAGTAAGTGACGGCTATGTGGCCGAAGCCGATGAATTACTACAACGTACCTTATATACGTTACCTCCAGCGGGCTTTGATGACTTGTCAAAAGCCGAGAAACTGGATTACCTCCGCCGGAAACTAGACCGGCCGGTTCGGGCCTGTGGCATGGTTAAAAACGTTGGGGAACCGGGTGGTGGCCCCTTCTGGGCGAAAAATCAGGATGGGTCTGTATCGCTTCAAGTGGTTGAATCGGCACAGATTGATTTAACTGATGCCGGACAGAAGGCCATTTTCGATGAAGCGACCCACTTTAACCCCGTCGATCTGGTTTGTGGACTCAAAGACCATACTGGCAAAAAATACGACCTACCCGCCTACCGCGATCCACTTACGGGATTCATTACGGCCAAATCGAAAGATGGGAAAGACCTGAAGGCGCAGGAGTTGCCGGGCCTGTGGAACGGCGCTATGGCCGACTGGAACACAATTTTTGTTGAAGTTCCGCTCATCACGTTCAACCCGGTCAAGACGGTGAACGACCTCCTGCGGAAAGAGCATCAGCCATCGGAGGAATAGTTAGTAAGTTAATAAGTCAGTAAGTGGCTGACGCGCGAGTATGGCTTTCGCGTCAGCCACTTACTGACTTATCGACTTATGCTGACATCCGGTTGGCTGGGGTTTCGGCTAGTTCAGCGCCGATAGCCACTTCTTTTGTTTCTATTGACCCCAGGTTTTGAAACGACAACAGCGTTGTGTTCTCATATACACCTAAGTTCGCGTCCCGAACACGTTCCATGATGGGTCGGAGCGCGCAGGTCACTTCATCGTTACAGTCGTCGCATTTGACGTAGAAATTAAACGACACGCAGGGGGTTGGAGCGATCGGGCCATCAATAACCCGCAGTACCTGAGCCAGGTTTACCCGGCCCGGATCTACACGAAGCAAATAACCACCACCTTTTCCCTTTTGGCTCTGCAGGATTCCGTGGTTTCGCAGTTCAAGAAGAATAGCCTCTAAAAACTTTTTAGGGATATTCTCCTTTGCAGAAATGTAGGAGATTAGTACGGGGCCTTTGCCGTACTCTTCAGT is a window of Spirosoma linguale DSM 74 DNA encoding:
- a CDS encoding transcriptional regulator, BadM/Rrf2 family (TIGRFAM: transcriptional regulator, Rrf2 family~PFAM: protein of unknown function UPF0074~KEGG: gbm:Gbem_2484 transcriptional regulator, BadM/Rrf2 family); protein product: MISKKAKYAIKALKVLTEEYGKGPVLISYISAKENIPKKFLEAILLELRNHGILQSQKGKGGGYLLRVDPGRVNLAQVLRVIDGPIAPTPCVSFNFYVKCDDCNDEVTCALRPIMERVRDANLGVYENTTLLSFQNLGSIETKEVAIGAELAETPANRMSA
- a CDS encoding putative cytoplasmic protein (KEGG: sat:SYN_01420 putative cytoplasmic protein) gives rise to the protein MQFTEQDQDQILVQGVSLDQIDQQINYFVHGFPYLHVIKAATIGDGIVRIDETQLPAYIHRFDEAAHERTLVKFVPASGAATRMFKSLFAALDDKFDKSVDEVFARLSDFAFYEDLKAAMAAKGQDLDKAVAENDRITVLKFILTEDGLEYGSLPKGLLKFHNYPDGARTPVEEHLVEGAAYANSDGLVKIHFTVSPEHRSRFEQLIEEQKADYEAWLGVTFDVSFSEQKKSTDTISVNMDNSPFRNGDGSLLFRPAGHGALIENLNDIDADIVFIKNIDNVVPDEIKEPTITYKKVLAAVLLDAQQQIARLQGLLNSEEVSDGYVAEADELLQRTLYTLPPAGFDDLSKAEKLDYLRRKLDRPVRACGMVKNVGEPGGGPFWAKNQDGSVSLQVVESAQIDLTDAGQKAIFDEATHFNPVDLVCGLKDHTGKKYDLPAYRDPLTGFITAKSKDGKDLKAQELPGLWNGAMADWNTIFVEVPLITFNPVKTVNDLLRKEHQPSEE